One Glycine max cultivar Williams 82 chromosome 6, Glycine_max_v4.0, whole genome shotgun sequence DNA segment encodes these proteins:
- the LOC102666419 gene encoding protein MAIN-LIKE 1-like: MVRTRGLGRALGHVTGRGVGRGDHDDSDDASQCRRPTASARRQQVLVTAVHDEPVVPVPDVETDVFSNDPMAPSDVKDIGADIPADTGAQATKDEHEGFPGGPSDPSVLTQYAGHVACSVWTGEERPELKLSSHKRKIHSLGRPVPAIERLVAGTGLSPLITCSVDTSDRGLLSSFVERWHQETSSFHLPVGELTITLDDVSSLLHLSVRLPGLRKGSVVDRTYACNGYVISTSVDARQSATNVHVVYLEALRDLSQTGRYAWGVAALVRPTERCLYQQQPTAWRLDHTAAGNKHCWIYEHFPSVAESTADQDYNEDSPCAYRWIATKKTMKSIRTPAYRERLDQLRISDVCWIPYGEHRPVRDFHLISCYSGLLRWGPVAVYYRPERVVRQFGYTQTIPASSVDSWVSYDDIHDSWMHYSDHMVPAGEVCVVLGQCASDYMD; encoded by the exons ATGGTTAGGACCAGAGGATTAGGTCGTGCCTTAGGTCACGTTACTGGCAGAGGTGTGGGCAGAGGAGATCatgatgattctgatgatgcTTCGCAGTGTCGACGGCCTACTGCATCCGCAAGAAGGCAGCAAGTACTTGTGACTGCGGTGCACGATGAGCCAGTGGTCCCTGTGCCAGATGTAGAGACTGACGTATTCTCGAATGACCCGATGGCACCATCTGATGTAAAGGACATTGGGGCAGACATTCCTGCAGACACAGGCGCGCAGGCTACTAAGGATGAGCATGAGGGATTTCCAGGTGGTCCAAGCGACCCATCCGTGCTGACCCAGTATGCGGGTCACGTTGCTTGCAGCGTATGGAcgggagag gagcgtCCTGAGTTGAAGTTATCCTCTCACAAGAGGAAGATCCATAGTTTAGGCAGGCCTGTCCCTGCCATTGAGAGACTAGTTGCTGGGACAGGACTAAGTCCTCTGATCACATGTTCAGTAGACACTAGCGATCGGGGACTTTTGTCCTCGTTTGTCGAGCGGTGGCACCAGGAGACGTCTAGTTTCCATCTCCCTGTGGGAGAGCTGACGATCACCCTGGATGACGTCTCTTCACTTCTACATCTGTCTGTG AGGCTGCCAGGGCTGAGAAAGGGTAGTGTTGTGGATCGTACGTACGCCTGCAATGGGTACGTGATATCTACGAGCGTCGATGCCAGGCAG agtgcaaccaatgtgcatgttgtgtatttgGAGGCCCTTCGTGACCTCAGTCAGACCGGGAGGTACGCCTGGGGAGTAGCTGCTCTGGTACGACCAACTGAACGATGCCTCTATCAGCAGCAGCCAACAGCTTGGCGGTTAGATCACACTGCTGCAGGTAACAAACAT TGTTGGATATACGAGCACTTTCCCTCAGTCGCGGAGTCCACTGCTGATCAAGACTACAACGAGGATTCACCGTGTGCCTATAGGTGGATTGCGACGAAGAAGACCATGAAGAGCATACGTACACCGGCATACAGGGAGCGCCTGGATCAACTCCGGATTTCGGATGTTTGTTGGATCCCATATGGGGAGCACCGACCGGTCCGGgacttccatttgatttcatgCTATTCCGGTCTCCTGCGCTGGGGACCCGTTGCTGTGTATTACCGACCAGAGAGGGTCGTGCGGCAGTTTGGATACACCCAGACCATTCCTGCTTCGTCTGTTGATTCATGGGTGTCGTATGATGATATACATGACAGTTGGATGCACTACTCGGATCATATGGTTCCAGCAGGTGAGGTGTGTGTTGTGCTAGGTCAGTGTGCCAGCGACTACATGGACTAG